A region of the Thermincola ferriacetica genome:
TAAAAACTATCCGGATATTCATTTAATGGTACTGCTTATTGACGAGCGGCCGGAAGAAGTTACAGATATGCAGAGATCGGTGCGGGGTGAAGTTGTCAGCTCAACTTTTGATGAACCTGCCGAAAACCATGTCAAAGTATCGGAGATGGTACTGGAGCGGGCTAAACGGTTGGTGGAACATAAAAAGGATGTGGTGATTCTGCTCGACAGTATTACCCGTCTGGCCAGGGCATATAACCTGGTAGAGCCGCCCAGCGGTCGTACTTTATCGGGCGGTGTGGATCCCAGCGCTTTACATAAGCCCAAAAGGTTTTTTGGCGCTGCGCGAAATATAGAGGAAGGCGGCAGCCTGACCATACTGGCCACGGCCCTGGTTGATACCGGCAGCAGAATGGATGACGTGATTTTTGAGGAATTTAAAGGTACGGGCAATATGGAATTGATTCTGGACAGGAAATTGGCCGAGCGGAGGATTTTCCCGGCTATAGACATAAAACGTTCCGGCACCCGTAAAGAAGACCTGCTGCTGAGCAAAGAGGAACTGGAATTAATGTGGGGTTTCAGAAAGAGCTTTGCCAATGTTACAAATGGCGAAGCTATCGAGATACTGGCCGAAAGCCTGAAGAAAACGAAAACCAACAAGGAACTGCTTGTACGCGCAGTCAGTTAGGCTAAAGCCGTATAGAACTACACGAAGAGTAACTGCAATTTGCTATGTCTAATTGCAGTTACTTTTTTTTTATTTCTAACTAAGTTAGAGCAGTTCACTGGGCCTGACGGTAACCTTAAAATGTTTCAAAACCAAATGTTGGCATAAAAAGGGAAAACATTAACAAAGATATGGAAAAACAGACAATTTAATGGTAGACTTAAGACAGACTAAGGTAAAACCGGGTGTCAAAGAAAGGAAGTTTTTAAATGCAGCAGAAAGTCGAAGAGATTGCGCTCATGCGCGGCCTGGCTATTATGGGCATTGTTTTGCTACATGTTACTGCCTATTTCTTGGTTGCTGAACGAGCGGATTTTTTATCCTTTAAGTTGGCCTTGGTCCTTAACCAATCCGTCCGTTTTTGTTTGCCGCTTTTCCTGATAATATCCGGTTTCGGCTTGGCTTATAACTACAGAAAAACGGGTGATATCAAGCTTTCCCGGTTTTTCACAAAAAGATTTAATAAAGTGTTCATACCCTATATAATATGGTCTGTGGTTTACTTCGGTTTTTATCTGACCGTCCTTGGGAAGATTCCCAATGATGCGAAAATAATGGACTTTAACTCATTTTCTGCAAACTGGGCGGAAATAGGTCTCATATTTACCAAAAATCTGCTCTTTGGCCGGAATTATGTACACTTGTATTTTGTAATTTTAATTGTACAATTTTACCTGCTTTACCCGTTTTTAATTAAAAGGCTGAGCAAGTTCAGGGATCACACAGTTATTTTATTGATGGCCTTTTTTGCTTACCTGTTGTTAATGGTCTACTTTTTCCATTTTAGAAAACTGACCGGAATTTACCTGGTTGACTGGTTTGTAAAATATTATTGGAAAACTTTTGTGGCATGGTATTTTTATTTCTTACTTGGTTTAAGCATGGGACTCCGTTTGGATACATTCCAACGGTTTGCAGAAAAGTACTTTGTGGCCAGTGGCATTTTCTATCTGGTCACCCTTGCCCTCGTAGTTGCAGAGGCCTTCTTGCATCCGCCTTATGACATAGGACGGCTGACGTCATTAAGAGTATCGGTGCTTTTAAACACTTTAGCGGCTGTTCCTTTTTTCTTTAAATCGTTAAACATGTTAAAAGATAAGCTTCGCCTTCCGGTAGGCATTCTTGAGCAAATGGGGAATAATTCCTTTGGCATATATTTTATTCACCTGGTGGTAATTTACTTTTTCTCAACAATCATGTGCTACTATGCCCCAGGTCTTTTTAGCTTTTACAGGACTTCGTTTATAATTTCACTCTTTTTGGTTTCAATACTTTTTTCGTTACTAGCGGTAAAATTATTTAACCGGTTACCCTTTGGGCATCTGTTAACAGGGGTGAAAATAAATCGCTCGAAAGCCTACGAATAAACATGCTCATGTGAAATTTGAAGGCCGGGCGGAACAATAATTTGCCGCTGTACGGTAAAACAAGCGTTGCTCGGAGGCTACGCCTTCCTTCAACCACGGAAGGGGTGGGTGGGGTTCTCCGCTACCAAGGAGCTTTGTGCTGCAAAACCTGGCCAAGAAAACAAATAGCCGCTGTAGAGGTAAAACAATAAGTTGCGACTTGGTGGAGGGCGGGTAGACAGTGTTAACGACAGTGAGGGCTTGAAATCGCTGTTTCCGGCATGGACGCCGGAAACCCGGCCACGAGCCATGGACGGCGATTTGGCCGGGTTCAGCGATTTCAACCGAACGGAGTTTTACACTGTCTCCGCCCGTAACCTCGGAGCAACGGTTGTTTTACTTCCACAGCGGCAGTTTTTTCCTTAGCACAGCGCCCTTCGCCATCTTCAAACATGCGGGAACCCCCTGCCTGCCTGGCTGCGGTTTTGCGGGCGCAGTCGCTCCTTAACGGTAGCCTGCGAACCCCACCCACCCTTCACCAACTCTTCACCCACCCTTCCAATAGGCCGGTCCCACCGTTACAGCGGCTCAAGTTACTACAGCGGCCTCTCTTATCAGCCGTAAAATTTTTGTATACATACCGATTTTCATGGCTAGAATAGAAAAAGGTTCCTCAAAAGGAGGTAGCTTACATGAATAAAACAGCTAAGAAAAGTATACGAATTTTAATATGCATAGGTATTATATTGTCGTCAACTTGTCCGGCCTTTGGCGTGCCGCGGGCGGGATCGTCAATTGCTGATCAAACCATGTTATACGTGGTGCAGCCCGGGGACACTTTATGGGATTTAGCAGCGCAAAGAGATATAGACAGAGAATTACTGGCCGGCATAAACGGCCTGGACCCGGAAGCCAGGCTAATAGAAGGGCAGGTTTTAAAAATACCGCTCGGCCAACTCATAACCCACGAAGTGCAGGAAGGCGAAACCATATGGCGTATTG
Encoded here:
- the rho gene encoding transcription termination factor Rho — translated: MNEAMLEAMTMVELYKIAKELEITGYYKLRKKELIFEIMKHKTKNDEVLTAQGVLEILPDGYGFLRPFGYLPSQDDIYVSPSQIRRFDLMTGDLISGQVRPPKDNERYFALLRVETVNGFDAEAAGDRVHFDALTPIYPTERITLETSPDLLSTRLIDLIAPLGKGQRGLIVSPPKAGKTVLLKQIANSITKNYPDIHLMVLLIDERPEEVTDMQRSVRGEVVSSTFDEPAENHVKVSEMVLERAKRLVEHKKDVVILLDSITRLARAYNLVEPPSGRTLSGGVDPSALHKPKRFFGAARNIEEGGSLTILATALVDTGSRMDDVIFEEFKGTGNMELILDRKLAERRIFPAIDIKRSGTRKEDLLLSKEELELMWGFRKSFANVTNGEAIEILAESLKKTKTNKELLVRAVS
- a CDS encoding acyltransferase, which gives rise to MQQKVEEIALMRGLAIMGIVLLHVTAYFLVAERADFLSFKLALVLNQSVRFCLPLFLIISGFGLAYNYRKTGDIKLSRFFTKRFNKVFIPYIIWSVVYFGFYLTVLGKIPNDAKIMDFNSFSANWAEIGLIFTKNLLFGRNYVHLYFVILIVQFYLLYPFLIKRLSKFRDHTVILLMAFFAYLLLMVYFFHFRKLTGIYLVDWFVKYYWKTFVAWYFYFLLGLSMGLRLDTFQRFAEKYFVASGIFYLVTLALVVAEAFLHPPYDIGRLTSLRVSVLLNTLAAVPFFFKSLNMLKDKLRLPVGILEQMGNNSFGIYFIHLVVIYFFSTIMCYYAPGLFSFYRTSFIISLFLVSILFSLLAVKLFNRLPFGHLLTGVKINRSKAYE